TCATTGCCGGCGTGGTAACCGATGTGTGCGTGGCGTTCCCGACCTTGTCGGCGCTGGCGGAAGGGTTTGAAGTGTTTGTGGTGACCGATGCATCGGGCACGTTCAACACCACCGTGCAACAAGCGGCCTGGAGCCGAATGACCCAGGCGGGTGCGCAGCTGATGAACTGGTTCTCGGTGGCGTGCGAGCTGCACCGCGACTGGCGCAACGATATCGAAGGCCTGGGGAATTTGTTGTCGCAGCGCATTCCCAACTATCGCAACCTGATGAATGGGTATGCGGCGCAGACGGCGCAGCAGAAGTAATTAAGCCCGGTTTGATGATAAGCCTGCCCTCAAAAGCAGGCTTACGGCGCTTGAGCCGGTTCTACCCCGCCAGTTCTCTCTCTATCTGTTCAATGCTGGGCAAGCTGGACTGCAGCTCTGCCGACAAAGACTCCACCCACTGATATTCCGCCACACCGATAGGCCGGTTGTTATCGCGTAACGCATATTCAGCCACCACCTCATTTTTACCCTTACACAACAAGAGGCCAATGGTCGGACCATCCTGTGGGTGCTTCAGTTCGGCATCTACAGCCGCGAGATAGAAGCTCAACTTGCCTAGATGCTCGGGCTTGAATTTACCCGCCTTGAGTTCAATCACCACGTAGCAGCGCAATTTCAAGTGGTAAAACAACAGGTCGACGAAAAACTCATCACCGCCAACATTCAGCAGTACTTGCCGGCCAACATAGGCAAAGCCTGCGCCCAACTCTAGTAGGAATTCAGTGACATGCTTGATCAAGGCATTTTCGATATCACGCTCTTTCGCGTCCAAGCCCAGGCTTAGGAAGTCAAAGCGATAAGGGTCCTTGAGAGATTCTCGTGCCAGATCGGATTGGGCCTTGGGCAGATGGCTTTCGAAGTTGCTGACTGCCTTGCCACTGCGCTCAAGCAAGCAGTTTTCGATGTGCAGTACCAGCGTGTTACGTGACCAGTTGTGTTTAACTGCTTGGGTGATGTACCAACGACGTGTTTCCGGGCAGGGAAGCTTATCGAGCAACACCACGTTGTGCCCCCACGGCAATTGTGCAGCAGCCTGTTGCACAAATTCCGAATCTGGCCATGCCTCGGCAAAAGCACGCATGTACTTGAGATTACGTGGCGAAAAGCCCTTGATGTCGGGAAACGCTGCCCGCAGATCCTGCGCAAGGCGGTCAATCACTTTGCTACCCCAGCCTTGATCGCTCTGACGGGCCAAAATTTCGCGTCCAATCTGCCAGTAGAGCAGCACTAATTCACGATTGACTGCTATTGATGCTCGCTGCTGTGCGCTATGGATACGGCTCTTGAGGCATGTCAGCCAATCGGTGTAGCCATCAGGCGGCGCGTTTAAACCGATAGAGGCCTCGTTCATATCTACCCACTCCTGTGTTTTCAGCAGGCTAGTCAGGCAGCCGGGCCGTCACAAGCGCTCTTGAATACTCAAAGAAGTGTCCCGCATGCCTTACAGAACGGTCCTGCTGGCACTTGCCGAGACCATTCCGGAGCGTCAATGCGCATAATCGGCTCATACAATGAGCCGAATAAACGTTTCATTCGGCTCACACAGCTACATTCGCCCATGAATCATCCGCAGTGATCTGGCAGCGACCCAGTCACGCATGCTCACTGGCGCGACCGAGATGGCCGCAGCGCGCGTTACCAGGCCAATGCCAACGGCGAATGACGCCCCCACCCATTTGCCCCGATTCCCCATGTCTGCTAGTGTCGCGCCGGTTTACCGTCTACCGGAATTGCCGCCATGGCCCGCAAAAAAGTTGCACTCGATTTCGAACAATCCCTCGCCGACCTGCAAGCCCTGGTCGAGCGTCTGGAGAACGGCGAGTTGTCGCTGGAAGACTCGCTGACGGCGTTTGAGCAAGGCATTGGCCTGACTCGCGACTGCCAGAGCGCGTTGGCGCAGGCTGAGCAGAAAGTGCAGGTATTGCTTGAACGCGACGGGGAGTTGGCTGAAGAACCTTTCGATGCGGAACAACCCGAATGATCGATGCGTATCAGGCCAGTAGCCAAGCCCGGGTGAACGCGGCGCTGGAGCCTTTGTTTGTTGCGCCAGGCCCGCAAATGAGCCGCCTTTACGACGCCATGCGCTACAGCGTGATGAATGGCGGCAAGCGCGTGCGCCCGTTGCTGGCGTATGCGGCGTGTGAAGCGCTGGGTGCGCCCGCTGAAGAAGCAAATGGCGCGGCCTGTGCGGTGGAACTGATCCACGCCTATTCCCTGGTACACGATGATCTGCCGGCAATGGACGACGACGACCTGCGTCGCGGCCAGCCGACCACCCATAAAGCCTTTGACGAAGCCTATGCGATCCTGGCCGGTGACGGCCTGCAGAGCCTGGCGTTCAGCGCGTTGCTGGACCCGCGCTTGAGCCGCGTGAATGCCGAGATCCGCCTGCGTATGGTCACCGCCCTGGCGCTGGCGGCAGGCCCGGCCGGCATGGTCGGCGGCCAGGCGATCGACATGGGTTCGGTCAGCCTCAAGCTGGACCAGAAAGCTCTGGAGCACATGCATCGCCACAAGACCGGCGCGCTGATCGAGGCCGCCGTGCACCTCGGCGCCCTGGCCAGCGGTCGGGCCGAGGCCGCGCAATTGGCGGCGCTGCAGACTTATTCGCAGGCTATCGGCCTGGCGTTTCAGGTGCAGGACGACATTCTAGACGTGGAAAGTGACACCGCGACCCTCGGCAAACGCCAGGGCGCCGATATCGCCCGGGACAAACCGACCTATCCTGCGCTGCTCGGGCTGGAAGCTGCCAAGGCGTATGCCCTGGAGCTGCGCGATCAGGCCCTGGACGCCCTGCGACCTTTCGACGCGGCGGCCGAGCCGTTGCGTGACCTGGCGCGGTATATCGTCGAACGTCGGCACTGATGCCTGCGGCGATCAGCGCCGCATATCGACCAAGTTCGCCCCCCTGCGTGGGCAGTTTGCGATGCTTGAGGTAAACTGCCGCCTCTTCTATACCTATAACGATTCGCCTGATGCCCACGACGTTCCAAGAGATTCCCCGCAAGCGCCCGTCCACGCCCCTGCTCGACCGTGCTGCCACGCCGGACGGCCTGCGTCGACTGGGTGAAGCCGAGCTGGAAACCCTGGCCGATGAACTGCGCCTGGAATTGCTCTACACGGTCGGCCAGACCGGTGGGCATTTCGGTGCCGGGCTGGGCGTGATCGAGCTGACCATCGCCCTGCACTACGTATTCGACACCCCGGACGACCGGCTGGTGTGGGACGTGGGCCATCAGGCGTATCCGCATAAAATCCTCACTGGCCGTCGCGAACGCATGGCCAGCCTGCGCCAGAAGGACGGCATCGCCGCCTTCCCGCGTCGCTCCGAAAGCGAGTACGACACCTTTGGCGTCGGCCACTCCAGCACCTCGATCAGCGCAGCGCTGGGCATGGCGATTGCCGCCCGCCTGCAAAACAGTGATCGCAAGGCGATTGCGGTGATCGGCGATGGCGCGCTGACCGCGGGCATGGCCTTCGAAGCCTTGAACCATGCGCCGGAAGTGGACGCCAACATGTTGGTGATCCTCAACGACAACGACATGTCGATTTCGCGAAACGTCGGCGGCCTGTCCAACTACCTGGCGAAGATCCTCTCCAGCCGCACCTACGCCAGCATGCGCGAAGGCAGCAAGAAAGTGCTGTCGCGTCTGCCCGGCGCGTGGGAAATCGCCCGTCGTACCGAAGAATATGCCAAGGGCATGCTGGTACCCGGCACGCTGTTCGAAGAGCTGGGCTGGAACTATATCGGCCCCATCGACGGCCATGACCTGCCGACCCTGATCGCCACGCTGCGCAATATGCGTGACCTCAAAGGCCCGCAGTTCCTGCATATCGTCACCAAAAAGGGCAAAGGCTTCGCGCCGGCGGAAGTCGACCCCATCGGCTACCACGCGATCACCAAGCTGGAACCACTGGACGCTCCAGCCGCCGCGCCGAAAAAGCCCAGCGGGCCGAAGTATTCCGGGGTGTTTGGCGAATGGCTGTGCGACATGGCCGCCGCCGACCCGCGCCTGGTGGGGGTGACTCCTGCAATGAAGGAAGGCTCCGACCTGGTGGCCTTCAGCGAGCGTTTCCCGCTGCGTTACTTCGATGTAGCGATTGCCGAACAGCACGCAGTGACTTTCGCCGCCGGCATGGCCTGCGAAGGCGCCAAGCCGGTGGTCGCGATTTATTCGACCTTTTTGCAACGCGGTTATGACCAGTTGGTGCATGACGTGGCGGTGCAGAACCTTGACGTTCTGTTCGCCATCGACCGCGCCGGCCTGGTGGGCGAAGACGGCCCGACCCACGCCGGCAGTTTCGACCTGTCCTACCTGCGCTGCATCCCCGGCATGCTGGTGATGACGCCCAGCGACGAGAACGAACTGCGCAAGATGCTCAGCACCGGCCACTTGTACAACGGCCCGGCGGCGGTGCGCTATCCGCGTGGTACCGGCCCGAATGCGGTCATCGAGAAAGACCTGGAGCCTATCGAGATCGGCAAGGGCATTGTGCGGCGCCAAGGCAGCAAGACGGCCTTCCTGGTGTTCGGCGTGCAACTGGCCGAAGCGCTCAAGGTAGCCGAGAAGATCGACGCCACCGTGGTCGACATGCGCTTCGTCAAACCACTGGATGAAGCCTTGGTGCGCGAGATTGCTGCCAGCCATGAGCTGCTGGTGACGGTCGAAGAAAACGCCATCATGGGCGGCGCCGGTGCGGCGGTCAGCGAGTTCCTGGCACGGGAGAATATCCTCAAGTCGGTGCTGCACCTGGGCTTGCCGGATGTGTACGTCGAACACGCCAAGCCGGCGCAGATGCTCGCCGAATGCGGGCTGGATGAAAGCGGCATCGAAGCCTCGGTGCGCCAGCGCATGGCGCTGCTCGGCCTGTAGCAACCCGCTCTAAATGTGGGAGGGGGCTTGCCCCCGATAGCGGCGCTTCAGTCACCTACGATGCTGACTGACAGCGCGCCATCGGGGGCAAGCCCCCTCCCACATTTGATTGGTGTCATCTTCAAATACCATGGGTAACCCATGAAACATCTTCGTCTCGCCCTGCCCTTGCTGCTTCTGCCAGCCTCCGACCTGCTCGCCGACACCCGCGACCAGGCCCTGAAACTCTCCGACGTGGTCATCAGCGCCAACCGCCAGGTGCAGGCGCGCAACGACAGCAGCGCCGCCAACACCGTGTTCACCCGCGCCGATATCGACCGCCTGCAACCTTCCAGCCTGACCGACCTGCTCAGCCGTGTGCCCGGCGTGCAAGTCGCGCCCACCGGTGGCCGTGGCAGTTTACCGGGCATCTACATTCGCGGCACCAAATCCGCGCAAAGCCTGGTGCTGGTGGATGGCCAGCGCATTGCCAACACCACGTCCGGCGACAGCGGCCTGCAGTACCTGAACGTTGATCAGATCGAGCGCATGGAAGTGCTGCGCGGTTCACGTTCGGTGATCTACGGCAGCGATGCGATTGGCGGGGTGATCCAGGTGTTCACCCGGCGCAACGCCGAGCAAGGCCTGCAACCGCGCTTGAAGCTGGGCGTTGGCAGCAACCAGACCTGGGAGCGCAGCCTCGGCCTGTCGGGGGGCGATGAACAGACGCGCTTCAACCTGGGCGCAAGCCTGGATGAAACCGCCGGCATCAACTCGACGCATCAGTCGTTTCCCAGCGACGGCGACCACGATGCCTACCGCAACCGGTCCCTGAGCCTGAACCTCAGCCATTCGTTCAGCGATGACCTGGAAGTGGGCTTCAACCTGCTGGATAACCGCGGCAAGTCGGAGTACGACAACAGCTTCGGGCGCTTCGACTTGGCTACCGGACAAAGCGTCGGCCAGAAACCCTACACCGACTATACCGTCAGCAGTGCCAGCGGTTATGTGGACGCCAAGCTCAGCGAAAGCTGGCAGTCACGCCTGGAACTGGGCCACAGCGAAAACCGCGACACCAAGCGCGACACCCTCAGCGATGAGTTCAGCGTGTTCAACACTTACCGCGACTCGGTCAACTGGCAGAACGACCTGACGCTCAATGAGCGCAACAGCCTGATCGTCGGCGGCGACTGGTACGAAGACCGCTTCCACGGCTCTACCACCTTTACCGAAGACAGCCGCTGGAACCGCGCCGCCTTTGTGCAACACCGCTTCCAGGGGGAGGGGTTTTCCACCGAACTGGGCCTGCGCCGCGACCAGAACCAGCAGTTCGGCGGCCAGAACAGCTGGAGTGGCACGCTGACGCTGCCGATCAATCCTGACAATGAGGTGTTGCTCAGCTACAGCGAAGGCTTCCGTGCGCCCACCTTCAACGACCTCTACTACCCCGATACGCAGTACAGCAACCCCAACCTGCAGCCCGAGACGTCAAAGAGCTACGAGCTGCAATGGCGCAGCCAACTCACCGGCAGCACCCGCGTGGAAGCCTCGCTGTACCGCACCGACCTGAGCGATGCGATCATCCTCGACGGCGGCAAACCGCAGAACGTGGCCTCGGCACGCATCAACGGCTTTGAAGCGGCGCTCAAGCAGGACCTGTTTGGCTGGCAGGGCAACCTGGGCGTGTCGCTGATCGACCCGCGTGATCGCGACAACGGCCATACCCTGGCGCGTCGCGCACGGCGTACGCTGAATCTGGATCTGGACCGGCAGTTCGATAAGCTCGGCGTGGGCGCCAGCTGGCAGGCGATCAGCAGCAGCTACGATGATGAGGCCAACCTTAATCGCCTGGGCGGTTATGCATTGCTGGGCCTGCGCAGCAGTTGGGCGCTGAACCCTGCGGTGCTGCTGTCGTTGAAGGTCGACAACCTGTTGGACAAGGCCTACTCACGGGCGCGCTACAGCTATGACGATCCGGCGTTTCTGAACAATCAGGACTACCGGGAAGAGGGTCGAGTGTGGATGTTCGGGGTGACGTGGACGCCGAAGATGTAAGGCGCCTCTTCGCGGGCAAGCCCACTCCCACCTATTTATTTGTGAATACATTCAAACTGTGGGAGGGGGCTTGCCCCCGATGGCGGCCTCAAAGGCTCGGCGCAACCACCTGACACAACCGCGTCAACGCTTCCAGCATCTGCCCACTGGGCCGTTCCAGCCCCTTGTCCGGCACCACGCGCACCCGCCCCGCCATGCCAGGCCAAACCTTCCACGCCTCCAGCTGAGCCTGATCACCCACCAGGATCAGCTCCGGATCACGCTGCAACACTGATTCGATATTGACCTGCGGCGCCGGCAGCGTGAGGTCGTCGAACACATTGCGCGCCCCGCATACCTTCAACGCATCACTGATGATCTGCCCACCGCCCACGGTGTACAGCGGCGGGTTCCATACCTGGTAAAACACCCGCACCGGCTCGGCGCGCTGATAGCGATGGCGCAGTTGGGCGAGGCGTTGGCGTAGTTTTTCGGCCAAGGCTCGGCCGGCCTCTCCACGCCCCAATTGCTCGGCAATGGCTTGGACCTGACGGGTCAGTTGATCAAGACTATGGGGTTCGGCGACGTACACCGGGATGTTCAGGCGCAGCAGCTGTTCGCGCTGAGCCGCGCCGACGCTGCCGGGCCAGAGCAGGATCAGATCGGGCTTGAGGCTGAGCAGGCGTTCGATGTCCAACTGGCCGTAGCGCCCGACCGATGGCACATCCGCCAGCGCCGCCGGACGCTCGCCGCCATCGAGCACGCCGACCAATAAGTCGGTGGCACCCAGTTCCGCCACGATTTCAGAAAGCGATGGCGCCAGGCTCACCACGCGTTCAACCGCCAGAACCTGAGCGCTGAACACCAGCAGCAGCGCCAGCCAGTAGCGCTTCATCCCAACTGGCGCGGAATGCGATAGAGGTAAAACAGCACCAGCGTCGACAGCGCCAGCAGGAACAGCGGCACCGCTTCCAGCCCGACGAACACCGCCAGCGCGCCGATCCAGGCCGGTAACGCTGCCACCAGCAAGGCCGTGCGCCGGCGCGCCGCAAGGGCGATCCAGGCGGCGGGTTCTTCGGGGGTGTCTAGGGCTTTGGAAGTGGCGATCAGCGCGTGTTTATAGGCATGAAAATAACGCAGGCTGAGAAACATCGAGGCCACGCCGGCGATAAAGAACGGCATGGCCAGCACGGGAAGCAGGGATTCGGCGCGGCCAAATACCAGGTTGATCACGAACAACGGCAGCAATGCCAGGGCCAGGTACTGCCACCAGTTGAAGGACAGTCGCCGTTTCACCTGGCCGCGGGTCACGCGCGGTCGACCTCGCCCTGATGCTCGTTGCCCATCATGTGGTCGAGCTTGCTCGCCTTGGTGGCCAGGTACAGCTTGTTGTGCGGGTTATGCCCGGTGTGCAGCGGTACGCGCTCGGCCACGGTGATGCCCATTTCGGTCAAGGCTTTGACCTTGCGCGGGTTGTTGGTCATCAGGCGCAGGGATTTCACGCCCAGGTGCTCCAGCATCGGCAGGCAGATCGCGTAGTCGCGCTGGTCGGCGGCGAAGCCCAGGCGCTCGTTGGCTTCCACGGTGTCGGCGCCGCCATCTTGCAACTCATAGGCGCGGATCTTGTTCAGCAGGCCAATGCCACGGCCTTCCTGACGCAAGTACAGCAGCACGCCACGGCCTTCACGGGCGATGGCCTGCAACGCGGCTTCCAGTTGCGAGCCGCAGTCACAGCGCTGACTGAACAGCGCGTCGCCGGTCAGGCATTCGGAATGCACGCGGCCCAACACCGGCGCACCATCAGCGATGTCGCCCAGGCTGAGCACAACGTGCTCGCGCCCGGTGGCTTCTTCGAGAAAGCCATGCATGGTGAATGTAGCGAAGGGGGTAGGCAGCTTGGAAGCGGCGACGAAAACGACGGGCACCGTGTGCTCCTGATTTCAGATTTCACAGAGGCAGGCATTGTAACAGCCTGTTCCTACACACGCTTAAGCTGAATTATCACTGATAAAGATCAATCGGTTCGATTGGCCTTCGGCCTGGTTCTATGTAGGAGCGAGCTTGCTCGCGAAAAAATGCAAGAACACCGCGTTCATTCGGGCTATCTGCATTAACGTTGACCATTTTCGCGAGCAAGCTCGCTCCTACAGTGAAACTAGAACGGATACGGTTGTTTCCAGCGTTCGAAAATCGGCTTCAGTTCGCCGTTTTTAACGAGGGCGGTCATTCGCTCATCGTAGACCTTCATCAATGCCCGCCCACGCTCGTTATCGGCAAAGCCTATATAGAGCGGCAGTTCAGCGATGTGGGTGAGCCTGAACCGGGACGGGTCCTGCGCCTGGCTGAGTACATACCTGGCTTCGGTAAGGGCCTCGATGTAGAAGTCTGCATGACCGTATTGCAGCATCGACAAAATACCGCTGCGACGCTGGACCTGGTTGAACCGGCGCACGTTCGGCAGGTATTTCTCGTATTTATAGCCACGCACCCAGGCCAGGCGGTAATCGCCGAGCGTCGCCAGGCTCGGCACCGGCATGGTTGCCAGCCCGAGGGCATAGATAGGATCGGAATCAAAGTGCCAGCGCGGGTACAGCACCTGCTCAGCTTCGTCGCGGTAGGAACCGACCCAGCCATCCACCTCGCCACGCTGAGCCAGGCCGACCGAGCGGGTATAGGGCGCAATGCGGATTTGCAGGGTGACGCCTGCCGGTTCGAACACCTGGCGCAGCACGTCCCAGGCCAGGCCGCTGCCATCACTGTTGGTGTAATCGCTCCATTCCTCACTGGCCAGCAGGACCTTGCCGGGCACCGGCACTTCGTCCGCTTGAAGCACGGAGGAAACGGCGCACAGCATGATCAGCAGCCAGCAACGCACACTCATGGTGGTGGTTCCTACGGGCAATAACATATAAAGGGTAGCGCAGGATGCCGGCTAAGGCGCCTCGCGAAAATGCTGATAGCCGTGCACGGCCGGGGTGACATCCTGACCATCGGCGTCGAGCAGTGTGACGCCTTGCCCCGCTTGCACCCGACCAATCACGTGGATCGGCCAGCCATTGGCCTGCAACGCTGCCAGTTCGGCCTGCGGTAACGTGAATACCAGCACATAGTCGTCGCCGCCACTCAGCGCGGCCACACGGGCCTGCTCACCGCCGACAAACGCCAGCAACGCCGCAGACAACGGCAAGGTGTCACGTTCGATCAGCAGGCTGACAGCCGATGCCCTGGCGATATGCCCGCAATCGGCCAATAGCCCGTCGGAGATATCCATGGCCGAGGTCGCCTTGCCGCGCAGGGCCAGGCCCAACGCCAGTTGCGGTTGCGGCGACCAATAGTGGGCGAGCAGCGGTTCGGCGATGGCGGCTTGCGCGCTGCGCTGGCCCATTACCAGCGGCAGGGCACCGGCGGCATTGCCCAACTCCCCACCGACACACAGCAGGTCCCCTGGCCGCGCACCGCTGCGCGTCAAGGCAAGCCCGGCCGGCACGCGACCGAACACGGTCATGGTCAGGCTCAGCGGCCCGCGCGTGGTGTCGCCGCCCACCAAGGCCACGCCGCAGCGTTGCGCCATGGCGTTCAAACCTTGGGCATAGCGTTGCAACCAATCGGCATCGACGGTCGGCGTGGTCAGGGCAAGGGTAAACGCGAGGGGATGGGCGCCCATGGCGGCCAGGTCGCTCACCGCCACAGCCAGCGAGCGCTGGCCGAGCAGGAACGGGTCACACGGGTCGGCGAAGTGCACGCCGGCCACCAGGGTATCGGTGGAAACTGCCAGTTGCTCCCCGGTGGGGAGCGCAAGCAAGGCGCAGTCGTCGCCGATCCCCAGGGCAATGCCCTCGCCGCCTTGCGCACAGGGCGCGGCGGCGAAGTAATTACGGATCAGCTCGAACTCGCCCATCGAGGACTCAAGCGCGGATTAGCGCTTGTGTTCCTTCACTTCGGCTTCACGCAGGCGCGGGGCCAGCTTGTCGAGCACGCCGTTGACGAACTTGTGGCCGTCGGTCGAACCGTAGACCTTCGCCAGTTCGATACCTTCGTTGATCACCACGCGGTACGGCACGTCGACGCGCTTGAGCAGTTCCCAGGTGGACAGGCGCAGAACGGCCAGTTCAACCGGGTCGAGCTCTTCGAGGGTCAGGTCCAGGCATGGCGCCAGCGCGGTGTCGATCTCGGTCAGGCTGGCCGGAACACCGTGCAGGATGTCGTGGAAGTAGCTCTGGTCGGCAAAGGTGAAATCGTTATCGACGCGAAATTGCGCTTCGATTTCGTTCAGCGACGTACCGGCCATGTGACGCTGGTACAGCGCCTGGGTCGCCAGTTGGCGGGCCGCACGGCGCTTTTCGCTTTTCGAAGGCTTGCCGGCATCGGCCGGGCGCTCGTCGCGTGGGTTGAAACGATCGCTCTCGTCGGAAATCACTTGGCCTCCAACTGCGACAGCAGGCTGACCATTTCCAGGGCGGACAGGGCAGCTTCAGCGCCTTTGTTACCGGCCTTGGTGCCGGAACGTTCGATGGCTTGCTCGATGGAATCCACAGTCAGCACGCCGAATGCAACCGGCACGCCGAACTCCATGGACACCTGGGCCAGGCCCTTGGTGCATTCGCCAGCCACGTATTCGAAGTGCGGGGTACCGCCACGAATGACCGCGCCCAGGGCGATGATCGCCGCGTATTCACCCTGCTGGGCAACTTTTTGCGCAACCAGTGGGATTTCGAAGGCGCCAGGGGCACGGATGATGGTGATGTCGCTCTCGCTCACACCGTGGCGAACCAGGGCGTCAACGGCACCGCTTACCAGGCTCTCAACCACGAAGCTGTTGAAGCGGCCAACCACCAGGGCATAGCGGCCTTTGGGGGCGATGAAGGTACCTTCGATGGTCTTCAGGGTCATTCGACAAATCTCTTAAAGAGCCGGGACGCGAAAAGTGCGTCCCTCAGTGATGATTTAACCGCGAACAAGGGGCAAAAATCGCCAGCCTTTATTCGGAGGGCACGTATTCTACAACTTCCAGATCGAAACCGGATATCGCATTAAATTTCATCGGTGCGCTCATCAGGCGCATTTTGCGCACACCGAGGTCGCGCAGGATCTGCGAGCCGGCACCGACGATGCTGTAGGTGGTCGGCTTTTTCACCGGCGTGTGGTCGGCGGTTTCGCGGATATGCGCCAGCAGGACATCGCCATCCAGCGGGTGACCGAGCAACAGCACCACGCCACTGCCTGCCTCGGAAACCGCGGCCATGGCGGCCCGCAGGCTCCAGCGGCCGGGCTGCTTGACCATCAGCAAGTCGCGCAGCGGGTCCATGTTGTGCACGCGCACCAGGGTCGGCTCTTCGGCGCAGATGTTGCCCAGGGTCAGGGCCATGTGCACGTCGCCTTCCACTGAATCACGGTAGGTCACCAAATTGAATTGGCCCAGTTCGCTGTCCAGCGGCTGCTCGGCAATCCGCTGAACGGTACGTTCGTGGATCATGCGGTAGTGGATCAGGTCGGCAATGGTGCCGATCTTGAGGTTGTGTTCGGCGGCAAACGCTTCGAGTTCGCTGCGACGGGCCATGGTGCCGTCGTCGTTCATCACTTCGCAGATCACACCGCTGGGCTCGAAACCGGCCATGCGCGCCAGGTCACAGGCCGCTTCGGTATGGCCGGCGCGCGCCAGGGTGCCGCCCGGCTGGGCCATCAGCGGGAAGATGTGACCGGGGCTGACGATGTCTTCGGCCTTGGCGTCTTTCGCTGCCGCGGCCTGCACGGTGCGGGCGCGGTCAGCGGCGGAGATGCCGGTGGTCACGCCCGTGGTGGCTTCAATCGATACGGTGAACTTGGTGCCAAAACCCGAACCATTGCGCGGCGCCATCAATGGCAGCTTGAGCAATTCACAGCGTTCGCGGCTCATGGGCATGCAGATCAACCCACGGGCGTGCTTGGCCATGAAGTTGATGTGCTCAGGCTTGCAGGCCTCGGCGGCCATGATGATATCGCCTTCGTTCTCGCGGTCTTCGTCATCCATCAGGATGACCATCTTGCCTTGGCGGATGTCTTCAACCAGTTCTTCGATGCTATTGAGCGCCACGCGGCACCCCCTTGGTCAGGATTTCAGGTAGCCGTTAGCGGCCAGAAAACTTTCGGTGATGTTACCCGATGCAGGCTCTGCGGCCTTTTCGCCCAGCAACAGGCGTTCCAGGTAACGGGCAAGCAAGTCCACTTCCAGGTTCACCCGGCGCCCCGGCTGGTAGGAGGCCATGATGGTTTCGCTGAGGGTGTGGGGAATGATGGTCAGTTCGAATTCGGCGCCATTGACGGCGTTCACGGTCAGGCTGGTGCCGTCGACGGTGATCGAGCCTTTGTGGGCGATGTACTTGGCCAGCTCCTTGGGGGCACGGATACGGAATTCCACGGCGCGCGCGTTTTCGCTGCGGGCCACGACTTCACCGACGCCATCGACATGGCCGCTGACCAGGTGACCACCCAGGCGCGTGGTCGGCGTCAGGGCCTTTTCCAGGTTGACCGGGCTGCCGGCCGCAAGATCGCTCATCGCGGTGCAGTCCAG
This region of Pseudomonas sp. MUP55 genomic DNA includes:
- a CDS encoding MFS transporter; translation: MTRGQVKRRLSFNWWQYLALALLPLFVINLVFGRAESLLPVLAMPFFIAGVASMFLSLRYFHAYKHALIATSKALDTPEEPAAWIALAARRRTALLVAALPAWIGALAVFVGLEAVPLFLLALSTLVLFYLYRIPRQLG
- the ribA gene encoding GTP cyclohydrolase II; this encodes MPVVFVAASKLPTPFATFTMHGFLEEATGREHVVLSLGDIADGAPVLGRVHSECLTGDALFSQRCDCGSQLEAALQAIAREGRGVLLYLRQEGRGIGLLNKIRAYELQDGGADTVEANERLGFAADQRDYAICLPMLEHLGVKSLRLMTNNPRKVKALTEMGITVAERVPLHTGHNPHNKLYLATKASKLDHMMGNEHQGEVDRA
- a CDS encoding transporter substrate-binding domain-containing protein gives rise to the protein MSVRCWLLIMLCAVSSVLQADEVPVPGKVLLASEEWSDYTNSDGSGLAWDVLRQVFEPAGVTLQIRIAPYTRSVGLAQRGEVDGWVGSYRDEAEQVLYPRWHFDSDPIYALGLATMPVPSLATLGDYRLAWVRGYKYEKYLPNVRRFNQVQRRSGILSMLQYGHADFYIEALTEARYVLSQAQDPSRFRLTHIAELPLYIGFADNERGRALMKVYDERMTALVKNGELKPIFERWKQPYPF
- the thiL gene encoding thiamine-phosphate kinase; amino-acid sequence: MGEFELIRNYFAAAPCAQGGEGIALGIGDDCALLALPTGEQLAVSTDTLVAGVHFADPCDPFLLGQRSLAVAVSDLAAMGAHPLAFTLALTTPTVDADWLQRYAQGLNAMAQRCGVALVGGDTTRGPLSLTMTVFGRVPAGLALTRSGARPGDLLCVGGELGNAAGALPLVMGQRSAQAAIAEPLLAHYWSPQPQLALGLALRGKATSAMDISDGLLADCGHIARASAVSLLIERDTLPLSAALLAFVGGEQARVAALSGGDDYVLVFTLPQAELAALQANGWPIHVIGRVQAGQGVTLLDADGQDVTPAVHGYQHFREAP
- the nusB gene encoding transcription antitermination factor NusB produces the protein MISDESDRFNPRDERPADAGKPSKSEKRRAARQLATQALYQRHMAGTSLNEIEAQFRVDNDFTFADQSYFHDILHGVPASLTEIDTALAPCLDLTLEELDPVELAVLRLSTWELLKRVDVPYRVVINEGIELAKVYGSTDGHKFVNGVLDKLAPRLREAEVKEHKR
- the ribE gene encoding 6,7-dimethyl-8-ribityllumazine synthase, whose product is MTLKTIEGTFIAPKGRYALVVGRFNSFVVESLVSGAVDALVRHGVSESDITIIRAPGAFEIPLVAQKVAQQGEYAAIIALGAVIRGGTPHFEYVAGECTKGLAQVSMEFGVPVAFGVLTVDSIEQAIERSGTKAGNKGAEAALSALEMVSLLSQLEAK
- the ribBA gene encoding bifunctional 3,4-dihydroxy-2-butanone-4-phosphate synthase/GTP cyclohydrolase II, giving the protein MALNSIEELVEDIRQGKMVILMDDEDRENEGDIIMAAEACKPEHINFMAKHARGLICMPMSRERCELLKLPLMAPRNGSGFGTKFTVSIEATTGVTTGISAADRARTVQAAAAKDAKAEDIVSPGHIFPLMAQPGGTLARAGHTEAACDLARMAGFEPSGVICEVMNDDGTMARRSELEAFAAEHNLKIGTIADLIHYRMIHERTVQRIAEQPLDSELGQFNLVTYRDSVEGDVHMALTLGNICAEEPTLVRVHNMDPLRDLLMVKQPGRWSLRAAMAAVSEAGSGVVLLLGHPLDGDVLLAHIRETADHTPVKKPTTYSIVGAGSQILRDLGVRKMRLMSAPMKFNAISGFDLEVVEYVPSE
- a CDS encoding riboflavin synthase, which produces MFTGIIESIGSIRAMTPKGGDIRLLVETGKLDLGDVKLGDSIAVSGVCLTVVELPGNGFAADVSRETLDCTAMSDLAAGSPVNLEKALTPTTRLGGHLVSGHVDGVGEVVARSENARAVEFRIRAPKELAKYIAHKGSITVDGTSLTVNAVNGAEFELTIIPHTLSETIMASYQPGRRVNLEVDLLARYLERLLLGEKAAEPASGNITESFLAANGYLKS